gatcggattttcgGATCatattattatgcctcaaagttgcaaactcatatgtatattttctttgtaaaagaggcaatacattaagaaaaaatcatgtttatgcaattatgagagtactatgatGCAAATATAGCTAATTTCAACAATTGTAAATgtaataacttggaggaagatgtaAAGGAAGTACTGACTATCCGAAATTAAAGTTTAATATTTATAAATGCCCTAATAATGTCGGATTTTCGGATCGGATTACAATTataccaatccgaatccgatccgaatatccgaaattttaataaacaccATTCGAAATCCGATTCAaatattcaaaattcaaaattgagcgaatcggttcggatttcggatatccgatccaaataaACAGCCCTAATTAGGAGATGAAGCTAACAGAAATAAATCATTTATCATTATGATAGGTGTCAATTAAAAGCATAGTAATATACATAGCTTAGGCAATCTAACCAATCGGTAGACTTGAACCTTATTCCTACGTGATTTGATCAATTCGAGCACATAGCACTCGTGACGGATGTCTAGGACACAGACCAAAACTAGGCCCATTAGGGGCCAACGGTGACTCTATCCCAAAATGATCTTCAAAGTGGAAAAAGAAATATTAAAGTCTGATTGTCTAtttctgcttttttttttttgttataaaacagtaaaagacgaagagtattgcagaaaaaagtagagagagaattcttgtTGATCAgtgatgaattacaatggaatagaacccctctTTTTATAGGAAAAAAGTAATTTAGCCACCTAGTAataaaccctaaaatctctctaaaatatagacatttaccttaaatataattctatttataacactcatcttgaatgtctattcaacataTAATGttcctcgttaaaaccttaactaaaataaaattcagtgggaaaaaaattctagagaagaaaaaagagtacacatgtttagaaatatgccttttggttgcctcgttaaaaaccttgcaaggaaaattcAGTGGGACCAAACCTTATAAGAGCAAAAGAGTACAACGCGGaataactccccctgatgagacaATTAATTCACATCTTTGAACCATCACATTCCATTCTTGTGCACCATTTTCAAAAGAttgttggtagagatttgataagCAAATCAGACATATTAACTTGAATTAATATGTTGCACTTTAAAATCATCATTCATGATAGAGATTTATTGCCTTCATATGATCTTGTTGGAATTGTCATTTCAATATCATCACATAGGGGCAAAAACTAttgctatcatattatcatgagtatagttatagcaagatatatatgtgcacaaattaCACTTAAAAtgtggtacttcaggaccaagaattaTATATGCTTTAAACGATTTAAATCCTTCAGAGATTGTCATATAAGCTAAGTCATACAAGCCATACAAATCGACTTTAGATTCATGTCAAGTTTTCATGCCATGCTAGACATAAGATAGATAGAAGTGATTGCAGGGTCATATCTAAAACTATATGTCTTTTATATGAAACTAATTCTATTTGAATTGTGTATCTTCCATTTGGCCAATATTTCTGTATTCGacagacttaagatcctcattTATACTCAGCGCTATGATAGATGTCGTTGACGACTATTTTatattggttccaatattttttcataaagacataacatagagatctctccATTCATATTTTCAGATACGTGAACCTctcctgagattttatgaagtgttatgttatgtgatcttctagatcacttgcctccttattgtgatcgttttgatcatttgctcatcttctctatcaagaagtttatttgaaacTGATTTATCTATAAGCTTTGGGCGTACCATAGattttgtccttctaggacttaatcTAATAGGAGCATTTACAATGAGGATATAATTATTTTCTTTGGGTGAGCAAATGCATCTGACATATTTTGCAATATATTacagatgaattatctttttatgaacttcaagttcatattatcttattcgagtattgagatgtacaaatgataattcattccacgtaaatttttctcaattgtttattCTGTCTTCCCCTCATGTTAaaaaaaactaacttgcttcctcaactttgaaAATCCACCTTTGTGCGTTATGGTGTTATCAAAATATACAttgcacatcaataataataagatgaaattatttggttcctgaccctgaaccacatgtgaggggagaatgtaatatactttcgtatataatgtatataaaactgatatagataactttgttctcacaagaaatagtttagctattaagtgaaGGCACTCAACAGATCATTTTGCTAAACTAACAGTGGTGTAAACCagcttatcaagatgaactgtcctgaatagaaaatctgaaaattatgctctaaattaaattattgagcaagttaccacGTAAAATACTaggttgcgggttaataataatcgtaCATGTAATTATCCCATAGATGCATCTTATATGATACacatggcaggtgaatgagcccatattcacctttgaaatttccagcattcatgggattcaatctcaattttagttggtctattaattaatgagaacaaacaacataagagaattcatacagaactttctagttctttaatatttacccatgtaaattctcttttatttttgcacatcatacttaaattaacatggctaaaccaattatgctaactaaataaattatcaatattgataaacttcagttttacaccatgacatgtgcaattatcaataaactccaagtttattatgatatgggtttttaaatcaataaacttctactttattgtggtattttttttatttgtgtaatataaactggagaataaagtgggtagcttttcacatacatattaccccgccacaagttgtagtaatagaagatattaaatcttttatttatttatagtctcaatataaccaaccgttttcgcgaatactttagaaactcaataagtttctttgagacttactacaacacaatacctTATTGATAATCGATTTTATTTCTCCAAAAGAGTATAGTTAGTTTTctaagagctctcaattaattttgtactaccacatatttATTAACAtctatatggtgaatatctctttcaaGGAGAAAGTTATATCATTACGGTCATGGTTAAAATCTTTATAGGCAAGATATGCTGCTTCTATTACTTTTGCCCTGTAATAATCACATTCCCttaatattttggcataatcataataggtacgtgatcaatgattattcatgccataataatgaaattagtttcttatttcatctcaaacctcctttTAGAGGTGAGTGTgatatattcactaccactagcacgttcatattcttccaagaatgaatatataTTCATGAATCACATGTTATCACATTCatatcatgaatggaccataaccATCTATatgtgttttacaaaatctcatgtcaaatcgatgacataTATTACATTCACAGAGTGAAGAATTATTTTaagaatccttattattctcattactacaatgatgacgattataatttcggcTATTTCTACATCCACAATCATTGATACCTTcacggtaataattttgtcttctttcagacttattacaATTGCTACCACATTCTCTTGAGGGAACGAGACtaaagcaaattcaatgggacgagtTTCCACTTCTTGTGAATTTGATAATGGCAAGACATAGAAAAATtttaccacttctggtggttataatttcttacaaactcatggaacaattgacaatcattatgctcaatattATGTATATGTTAAGCACCATGCACATATCCCAAAGCCTCTACTCAATTGGTTGACGTAtcgtgctgataacatgttataaaacaataaaaaaagaagaatagtattgtagaaaaaaatagaaagagaattcttattgatcatagatgaattacaatggaatagaactcCTCTATTTATTTATAGGGGAAACGTAActtagccaccaaataataaactctaaaatttatataaaatatagacattcaccttaaatataattttatttataacacttttcttgttttcctttcttttttcttgataaagtatctctttttctttttctgttcaaTTTGTGGAATCCACGTCGGTGATTGTGAATACTAACCAAATTGGCAATGCAAAGTTGGAATATATCACCAGTGACTACAAGCCCAATTGAAGCGGTCCAAGACCCCCAAAATACACAACCTGTTTTTTCTTTAAATGTTTTTCCCCAAAACAGGTTAGATTATAAGTAAATTTAACTTTGATATTATACTATCAtaatatttacatataattttgtacaaaaaataatttaataatattaaagTAATAAATTACCTGGTGTAACAGGTAAAAGCAAAATATTTTACAAATTCGTGTATATAAGGTAAAAAACTTATTTGGAAAACATAAAAAAGACAAGAGTGACTTAAaactcttttctctctcacagATAGTGTTTCCTGAACTCCGCGGCGTAGATCCGAGGAGTTTTTGGAAAAAAAGAAGCAGCAGTCTTTGaaaaaccctaatcctcaataatcCCTCTCAAATCTTCAGATCTTCCTTTAACACACTTCATATCTTTATCAGGTAACTCTattcttcctttttcttgtttgtttgttgatattacaTGTATTTCCTAGGGTTTCGTATCGCTAATTTTTGGTTTAATTAAAagtttgagttttgatgattcgtCGGTGTTGAGTAATGCTTTTCTGCAACTGGGTCTTGTTGTTTTTGACGTTTTTGCTCTTCTCTAATTTGGGTTTAATTTTGATTTGTGACTTAATTTATTGGAAAACGAGCGATCTATTgattcttcttttaattttgtgTTTGGGAGTAGTGTGCAAAATTATTGAGTATTGGAATGAAACAGGTCCAATAAAGCGAAATGGATATTGAGGATTCATAATTTTTTATGACAATTGAGGATTCATAATTTTTTATGACAATTGAGGATTCATAAAGCTGGCCCCAACTAGCTTGGGGTTGAGAATTCATATAACTAGTAGTCCGTTCCATTTTATGTGTACCTTTTTGCCTTTCAAACTATGTAAACTTTGACCAATACTCTGAAATGAATTTTTTCATCACATTGACTTGAGAAGAATCGCAActtattataattttattgatTTTGAGTATCTAAATTTTATCTTTAAGATATTGAGTTAATCTTATCTAATTTAGCTTCAAAGGTTAGTTAAATTTACTCTCCAAAAGCGAAAAAGTTCACATAAACAGGAATGGTGGAAGTAGTTGAGTGGCCTACAAAAGGGGTTAGCTTTGCAAATATTAGAAGTGGGGTAGTTTGGGAAGCACATGCAAGGAGAATATAATGTCTAGATGTGCCATGTGTTCTTTATATATATGCCTTGTAAAACTTAACATTCTTGCCGTTGTGCAAACCCACACCAGCCACTGAATGTAGGACGAATTGCTTTCCATCCGTTCTAGCCACTAGGCCTTAAAAGCGCCgagttttccttcttttttgagcTCTCAGCTTGAGCTGATCTTATTCAACAGATTGTGATTTTCTTACTTGAGCTTTCTGTCAAAATTCCATTGATGGACTGGTGGACTCATTAGACTCTTCTATCTAAGCTTGAGACTATATCCTCTCGACGACTGATGTGTCATGTGTGTCTGACTTGGAATCCCTTCTGCACTTGTTGATACTTTATTGAACCAGCAGTGAGTACCCATTGTTTGTTTAGGGCCACCGCACCTCCTCCAACACTTCCTCATTCCCCTTCCTTTTTAGCTTGACCAAGTGTCATAGCTATATATATTGGTTCTGCTGTCTAGCTAGTTTCAAACAGTTATTTCTATCTGTATTCAGCTCTTTTTACTTTGACTCGTGTGCTTGCGTTTTAATAAATGAAGGAAGAACAGATAATATTATTGATACTCTGTGaataaaattttatttgtgattttgTTGAAGTGTTTTAGGTCTACAGCTACCTtacatattattttatatgtcATGGGTTAAGCTTCGACCTTTCCTTTTTATCATCTATAAGATGTTCAATGAACGGCCATGTGACTGATAAGATTTTTTGTTCTTTAATTAAAAAGTAGTTTTGGGAATGGCATCAAAAAAATTGCTGATACCACTAATTgattgatttatttgttgttttatttCCTGCAGTTATGGCAGGCTTGGCACCAGAGGGTTCTCAATTTGATGCTCGTCAGTATGACGCCAAAATGACAGAGCTGTAAGTTATCTCTTCTCTGTCCTATATTGTAGTCATCGTAATCTGGTTGCAGAAAACCTTCCTGCTCTTTTTCTTAATAGTTCTTTGATTATCTCTTTATACTTTTATTTTGCCATTGCTCATTGAGACTTCTGTGGTTGTTGTGATATGCCAAAAAAAAGGCTTGGTACTGAACAGCAAGAATTCTTCACATCATACGATGAGGTTTACGAAAGTTTTGATGCCATGGGTTTGCAAGAAAACCTTCTGAGGGGCATTTATGCCTATGGTAAATTCACATCTCCTGataattctggtgttcttttctCCCTTCCCAGCTTTAGCATGGCACTGAACATTGTTTTGAATTTCTTGAAGGTTTTGAGAAGCCATCTGCTATTCAGCAAAGGGGCATTGTTCCCTTTTGCAAGGGCCTTGACGTTATCCAGCAGGCACAATCTGGAACTGGAAAGACGGCAACTTTCTGCTCTGGAATTCTCCAGCAGCTTGATTATAGTTTAGTTGAATGTCAGGCTCTGGTTCTTGCACCAACCCGTGAGCTAGCTCAACAGATTGAGAAGGTTATGCGGGCACTTGGTGACTATCTGGGTGTGAAGGTTCATGCTTGTGTTGGGGGTACCAGTGTCCGTGAGGATCAGCGTATCCTTCAGAGCGGTGTTCATGTCGTGGTTGGTACTCCAGGCCGTGTCTTTGACATGCTGCGCAGGCAGTCTCTTCGCCCTGACAACATCAAGATGTTTGTTTTGGATGAAGCCGATGAAATGCTCTCTAGAGGTTTCAAGGATCAGGTTGCCCTTTTGCTTTAATTTTTgctgttttatttttttctagtTGTAGGATTTACCTTTTTACTTGTTACTCAGTGATGTTTCTGGGTTTGAAGGTTAACTAACAAATTAGAAGTCGATTATTGCCCGTTCTTCTTTACTATCAAAGTAGAATTCACCTTTTCTTTTTGTGATAAAGTAAAGTGGAATTCACTTCTTAACTGTGGTTACTTATTTGATAGTGAACTAATTAGTCTTCCATGATATTTTAGGTCTACCTTATTCCCTCTTTCCATCTTCAATTATCATAGTCTTGTGCCTGTGAACCAGAACATTTGAAGGTCTGCATTAGACATGAGAAACCTTCTCTGGCGATTTTTTATgaagttatcttatatatgtgcTATTTATATTCTCCGTCATATGTAATCATGTGTAATCTTGATTCTTGTCAATTTGAAGGTCTGCATTAGACATGAGAAACCTTCTCTGGCGATTTTTTTATgaagttatcttatatatgtgcTATTTATATTCTCCGTCATATGTAATCATGTGTAATCTTGATTCTTGTCAATTAATATATGAGTGCACATCTGATAACCTTTGGATCTCCGCGACACTCATTTTGTGGATATGTTTGGTCTTAGAGGTCCAACATTCATTCTGAGAACCTTTGGATCTCCACGACACTCATTTTGTGGATATGTTTGGTCTTAGAGGTCCAACATTCATTCTGATAACCTTTGGATCTCCACGACACTCATTTTGTGGATATGTTCGGTCTTAGAGGCCCAACATGCATTCTCATGGCCAAGTCTGCATTGATTTCAAGAGGTTGTGTAGGCCTCACTCTttctttcattaagtttgatttgctTGGAAGTATGTACTACTATACGTTATGGATCAGTTTATTGGTGaatcttcttctcctcctctctTTGCAGCCTTGTTGTGCTCTAACTTCTTTTAAGAATTGCTGCCGGATTTTGCTGGTCTTTCCCTTCTTTGGTTTGATGATTTAGCTTGTCCTTTGACACACAAATAGTATCTTATGTGTAagttactttttattttttccagatTTATGATATATTCCAACTTTTGCCACCAAAAATCCAAGTGGGTGTTTTCTCTGCCACTATGCCACCAGAGGCCCTTGAGATTACTAGAAAGTTCATGAACAAGCCCGTTAGGATTCTTGTGAAGCGTGATGAGCTCACTCTTGAAGGTATTAAGCAATTTTATGTCAATGTTGACAAGGAAGAGTGGAAGCTTGAAACACTCTGTGATCTTTACGAGACCTTGGCCATCACCCAGAGTGTCATCTTTGTTAACACTAGGCGAAAGGTTGATTGGCTCACTGATAAAATGCGTGGCCGTGATCATACAGTATCTGCAACTCATGGAGACATGGATCAGAACACAAGAGATATCATTATGAGGGAGTTCCGATCTGGCTCATCTCGTGTGCTTATCACTACTGATCTCCTTGCTCGTGGTATTGATGTCCAGCAAGTCTCCCTTGTTATTAATTACGATCTGCCGACTCAACCAGAAAACTACCTGCATCGTATTGGTCGTAGTGGCCGATTTGGAAGGAAGGGTGTTTCTATCAACTTTGTCACCAAGGATGATGAAAGGATGCTTTTTGACATACAAAAGTTTTATAATGTCGTGATTGAGGAGCTGCCAGCTAATGTTGCTGATCTCCTTTGATGCGATTTTGGTTATGGTGCGGGGAATTTTTCCTTACATGAAGTAGTTTAATATATTTATTCTTAGGCTTAGTTTCACTTTGCGCTGGACTTGGAATTGGGAAATGCTGGATCCTTGATTTTGCCAAAGCACCAGCTGCTGTCCCAATTTAGTAGAACTTTGAGTCGACTATTGCAAATTTTGTTTGGTTTTGTCAGTTTGTATGTTTAAGCGTCTAATGACTTAAAATTTTGTTGCTGTCTGAATTGACTATATTGAGTTTAGCAGAGCTATTTTTCTCTGGAAGGGAAAGCTTTTTGCTGGTGATTTCTTGGCTCATTTTGATGCTATATTCGTACTCCAGTTTTTTTATGTAGTTTGCTTTTGATGTTAGTGTCCTCCCTATTCCCGCAGAACAATATTATATAAATGGTCACAGGAGATCATTTCCTGGATTTTTCGATTTCTTGAGACAACTTTAGAGTGCATTTTctaaaccatttcaaacaatcgGAATTACTAACAAGTTACAAAGTAGTA
This DNA window, taken from Nicotiana tabacum cultivar K326 chromosome 15, ASM71507v2, whole genome shotgun sequence, encodes the following:
- the LOC107785067 gene encoding eukaryotic initiation factor 4A-11 (The RefSeq protein has 1 substitution compared to this genomic sequence), which encodes MAGLAPEGSQFDARQYDAKMTELLGTEQQEFFTSYDEVYESFDAMGLQENLLRGIYAYGFEKPSAIQQRGIVPFCKGLDVIQQAQSGTGKTATFCSGILQQLDYSLVECQALVLAPTRELAQQIEKVMRALGDYLGVKVHACVGGTSVREDQRILQSGVHVVVGTPGRVFDMLRRQSLRPDNIKMFVLDEADEMLSRGFKDQIYDIFQLLPPKIQVGVFSATMPPEALEITRKFMNKPVRILVKRDELTLEGIKQFYVNVDKEEWKLETLCDLYETLAITQSVIFVNTRRKVDWLTDKMRGRDHTVSATHGDMDQNTRDIIMREFRSGSSRVLITTDLLARGIDVQQVSLVINYDLPTQPENYLHRIGHSGRFGRKGVSINFVTKDDERMLFDIQKFYNVVIEELPANVADLL